A DNA window from Gigantopelta aegis isolate Gae_Host chromosome 4, Gae_host_genome, whole genome shotgun sequence contains the following coding sequences:
- the LOC121372353 gene encoding 26S proteasome non-ATPase regulatory subunit 8-like has translation MATLKEIVGLYQNLKREFDRKPPNLDRCGEFLTKLKVALTSVTFLPTDESNPSKQELLIARDVLEIGAQWAIAKRDIPAFERYMAQLKCYYMDYKDNLPESAYKHQLLGLNLLCLLSQNRLAEFHTELELLPVKEIQTNIYIKHPVSMEQYLMEGSYNKVFLARGNVPAENYNFFIDILLNTIRDEIALCIEKAYERIALSEAARMLFFEMQKPMREYALQRKWSTGADNFFSFNQEPKDTDEVIPAKLLAEQTIEYARQLEMIV, from the exons atggctacctTAAAAGAAATTGTGGGTTTGTACCAAAACTTAAAACGTGAATTTGACAGAAAGCCTCCTAATTTAGACAGATGTGGTGAATTTTTGACAAAGCTAAag GTTGCGCTCACTTCGGTAACATTTTTGCCAACAGATGAGTCAAATCCATCAAAACAGGAACTTCTAATTGCAA GAGATGTTCTTGAAATAGGAGCACAGTGGGCTATTGCCAAACGAGATATACCTGCTTTTGAGCGATACATGGCTCAACTCAAATGTTACTACATGGATTACAA GGACAATTTGCCAGAATCAGCATACAAACACCAGCTTCTGGGATTAAATTTGTTGTGTCTGCTATCACAGAACAGACTTGCAGAATTTCACACA GAGCTTGAACTTTTACCAGTGAAGGAAATTCAgacaaacatttatataaagcACCCTGTGTCCATGGAGCAGTATTTGATGGAAGGAAGTTATAACAAG GTGTTTTTAGCCAGAGGAAATGTTCCAGCAGAAAATTACAACTTTTTCATAGATATTCTTCTCAATACTATCAG AGATGAAATTGCCTTATGTATAGAGAAAGCCTATGAAAGAATAGCCTTGAGTGAAGCTGCCAGAATGTTATTTTTTGAAATGCAAAAACCCATGAGGGAATATGCATTACAG AGGAAGTGGAGCACAGGAGCTGATAATTTCTTTTCATTCAACCAAGAACCAAAAGACACTGACGAAGTGATACCAGCTAAATTGCTCGCTGAACAGACAATAGAATATGCCAGACAACTGGAGATGATTGTGTAG